A region from the Desulfovibrio legallii genome encodes:
- the hemL gene encoding glutamate-1-semialdehyde 2,1-aminomutase: MDQRSQALWRRACAVIPGGVNSPVRACHNVDSLPLFIAEAHGCRLTDADGREYVDFVLSWGPMILGHDEPSVTAAVCAAAARGTSYGAPCPDEVLLAEEVTAAMPSLEMVRMVNSGTEATMSALRLARAVTGRDKVLKFIGCYHGHADPFLAAAGSGVATFAIPGTPGVPAAVVADTLLAPYNDLAAAEACFAAHGPQIAAVIVEPVAANMGLVLPRPGFLEGLRALTRKHGSLLILDEVITGFRLAYGGAQARFHLDPDLTTFGKIIGGGLPVGAFGGKRAYMEKIAPSGGVYQAGTLSGNPLAMAAGLATLRRLKTADYAALEARTAAFARELHDILAAKGVPIQVPTIASMFTPYFSEGPVTCFAEAQACDQSLFTAFYKQMRAQGIYLAPSGFETGMVSFAHTEADFAKALDAARAVRF; the protein is encoded by the coding sequence ATGGACCAACGCTCCCAAGCATTGTGGCGGCGCGCCTGCGCCGTCATCCCCGGTGGGGTCAACAGCCCCGTGCGGGCCTGCCACAACGTGGACAGCCTGCCCCTGTTCATTGCCGAAGCCCACGGCTGCCGCCTGACCGACGCGGACGGCCGCGAGTATGTCGATTTTGTGCTCTCCTGGGGCCCCATGATTCTGGGGCACGACGAGCCCTCGGTCACGGCGGCCGTGTGCGCCGCAGCCGCGCGCGGCACCAGCTACGGCGCGCCCTGCCCGGACGAGGTGCTGCTGGCCGAGGAAGTGACCGCCGCCATGCCCAGTCTGGAAATGGTGCGCATGGTCAATTCCGGCACCGAGGCCACCATGAGCGCCCTGCGCCTGGCCCGGGCCGTTACCGGGCGGGACAAAGTTCTCAAGTTCATCGGCTGCTACCACGGCCACGCGGACCCCTTCCTGGCCGCCGCAGGCTCCGGCGTGGCCACCTTTGCCATCCCCGGCACGCCCGGCGTGCCCGCCGCCGTGGTTGCCGATACCCTGCTGGCCCCCTACAACGACCTGGCCGCCGCGGAAGCCTGCTTCGCCGCCCACGGCCCGCAGATCGCCGCCGTCATTGTGGAGCCCGTGGCCGCCAACATGGGCCTGGTTCTGCCCAGGCCCGGCTTTCTGGAGGGCCTGCGCGCGCTGACCCGCAAGCACGGCAGTCTGCTCATCCTGGACGAGGTCATCACCGGCTTCCGTCTGGCTTACGGCGGGGCGCAGGCCCGCTTTCATCTGGACCCGGATCTGACCACCTTCGGCAAAATCATCGGCGGCGGTCTGCCCGTGGGGGCCTTTGGCGGCAAGCGCGCGTATATGGAAAAGATCGCGCCCAGCGGCGGCGTGTACCAGGCGGGCACGCTTTCCGGCAATCCCCTGGCCATGGCCGCCGGTCTGGCCACCCTGCGCCGCCTCAAAACCGCCGACTACGCTGCCCTGGAGGCCCGCACCGCCGCCTTCGCCCGCGAGCTGCACGACATCCTGGCCGCCAAGGGCGTGCCCATCCAGGTGCCCACCATTGCTTCCATGTTTACCCCGTATTTCAGCGAAGGCCCGGTAACCTGCTTTGCCGAGGCGCAGGCCTGCGACCAGAGCCTGTTCACCGCCTTCTATAAGCAGATGCGCGCCCAGGGCATCTATCTGGCCCCTTCGGGCTTTGAGACGGGCATGGTCTCCTTTGCCCACACGGAGGCGGACTTCGCCAAGGCGCTGGACGCCGCCCGCGCCGTGCGCTTCTGA
- the murJ gene encoding murein biosynthesis integral membrane protein MurJ translates to MSRLGAQQRMGAAAILLAGASILSRIMGLVRDKVISWQFGAGGESDMYFAAFVVPDIINYLLAGGFMSITIIPLFTRRLHEDADDAWRFFSCVFCWLAAAAAVLTVGGILAAGSLARLVAPGFDPEQIERLAFFMRIVLPAQIFFLCGACFTALLFIRRQFRVPALAPLIYNLCIIACGVLLPRLAQLDLLRALFSPDFLAQLGGMAGFCLGATVGAFIGAFLLPLLVAREDGLHLHMRWRHPLMGRFLLTALPLMLGQTVIMLDEQFLRVFGSLAGDGVVSLLSYARRISQVPVGLMGQTAAVASYPFLVNLLSAGDTAGFHHTLRKALRAGLSLILPCALCLAALAWPVLTIIFQGGRFSPEDTMAALPLTRLMLAATPFWLVYAILVRGYYAQGDTLTPAISGTIMTLVCLPIYRYWAVPHGGLGIAALSCISVSLYVLLLMGVWTRRNGSEALGGLPRLALRVLGCSLPAAAAAWLCAEAVQSRLPLHPFLAACAALAAGGCAFALVFLPLAWRAAPSVVENIRARLRRRRNQSA, encoded by the coding sequence GTGAGCCGTCTGGGCGCGCAGCAGCGCATGGGCGCGGCGGCTATCCTCCTGGCCGGGGCCAGCATCCTCTCCCGGATCATGGGCCTGGTGCGGGACAAGGTCATTTCCTGGCAGTTCGGCGCGGGCGGCGAGTCGGACATGTATTTTGCCGCCTTTGTGGTGCCGGACATCATCAATTACCTGCTGGCCGGCGGGTTTATGTCCATCACCATCATTCCCTTGTTTACCCGGCGGCTGCACGAGGACGCAGACGACGCCTGGCGTTTTTTTTCCTGTGTTTTCTGCTGGCTGGCCGCGGCGGCCGCCGTGCTGACCGTGGGGGGCATACTGGCCGCCGGATCCCTGGCCCGGCTGGTGGCCCCCGGCTTTGACCCGGAGCAGATCGAACGCCTGGCCTTTTTTATGCGCATTGTCCTGCCGGCGCAGATTTTTTTCCTTTGCGGGGCCTGTTTCACCGCCCTGCTGTTTATCCGGCGGCAGTTCCGCGTGCCCGCCCTGGCCCCGCTCATCTACAACCTCTGCATCATCGCCTGCGGCGTGCTGCTGCCGCGCCTGGCCCAGCTCGACCTGCTGCGCGCCCTGTTCTCTCCGGACTTTCTTGCGCAGCTGGGCGGTATGGCGGGCTTTTGCCTGGGAGCCACGGTTGGGGCTTTTATCGGCGCGTTTCTGCTTCCCCTGCTGGTGGCCCGCGAAGACGGCCTGCACCTGCATATGCGCTGGCGGCATCCCCTTATGGGCCGCTTTCTGCTCACGGCCCTGCCCCTCATGCTGGGGCAGACCGTCATTATGCTGGACGAGCAGTTTCTGCGCGTGTTTGGCAGCCTGGCCGGCGACGGCGTCGTCAGCCTGCTGAGCTACGCCAGGCGCATCTCTCAGGTGCCCGTGGGGCTCATGGGGCAGACCGCCGCCGTGGCCTCCTATCCTTTTCTGGTCAATCTTCTGTCGGCGGGCGACACGGCAGGCTTCCACCATACCCTGCGCAAAGCCCTGCGCGCCGGGCTGAGCCTGATTCTTCCCTGTGCCCTGTGCCTGGCGGCCCTGGCCTGGCCTGTCCTGACCATCATCTTCCAGGGCGGCCGTTTCAGCCCGGAAGACACCATGGCCGCCCTGCCCCTTACCCGGCTCATGCTGGCCGCCACGCCCTTCTGGCTTGTCTACGCCATTTTGGTGCGCGGCTACTACGCCCAGGGCGATACCCTGACCCCCGCCATCAGCGGCACCATCATGACCCTTGTCTGCCTGCCCATCTATCGCTACTGGGCCGTGCCCCACGGCGGCCTGGGCATCGCCGCGCTTTCCTGCATCAGCGTCAGCCTGTATGTGCTGCTGCTCATGGGCGTCTGGACGCGGCGCAACGGTTCCGAAGCTCTCGGCGGGCTTCCGCGCCTGGCCCTGCGCGTGCTGGGCTGTTCCCTGCCGGCCGCGGCGGCCGCCTGGCTCTGCGCCGAAGCCGTGCAGAGCCGCCTGCCCCTGCATCCCTTCCTGGCGGCCTGTGCGGCCCTGGCCGCAGGCGGCTGCGCCTTCGCCCTTGTTTTTCTGCCCCTGGCTTGGCGCGCCGCCCCTTCTGTAGTGGAAAACATCCGCGCCCGCCTGCGCCGCCGCAGAAACCAGAGCGCATAG
- a CDS encoding MFS transporter: MPIHIDTAAFRQKISEEAPLLRAGGLSLALFTVSMLFSLLLAASLLRAFTSESLLRAYGLASGQLADAVARELRFGRPMAPSPALTDKLVNAMDTAPGLRRLTVLDPAGRVVTAQDAAQGTPLSAAAAAAPKQPSAAPERSLEQAGEAAAPKARTLLGWRLEGDVWTRGYELVGVGGRPAGRLLASVSDSQISGQSRTFVQAAVAALLFLGLTACFALMGWMGRLADRQDRQDLSRVLRRRMLCIVGGAQVVLTVAALFALQHFLDVSVQRALSVSGGVLAADLENLVHKGVRLEGLTPWEDLLRRRVEAAPELGAAALEEQGRTLAAWGAPTAARPLRIPVWRYWPSANVRRTEAAALLLWPDSAFIRRAVREAALDLGTALAVSLLLLHELASFLGAIGLGSAAQRAAPQGAGPPARTPAATGIADAAAASRREVVIRAMTFFFFLGYDMVLSFIPLAAASLPGSIPFVPPELRNALPISVEAAAAGLGLAVVGLRNARSGWRACCRPAFACAVAGALLCALAQHIALFTLGRLLSGVGFGMALMAGQLGALESARGRAAALAGLYAAVFAGSICGSASGAMLCQLFDAALTFKVSAALLLLPPCLLRLLPPRTPPAQPLPQNAACPAPAAGSAWKTLARLAAAPGFLLPVLCVSLPASMCLTGFLYLAVPTLLQRGGVAQSDIGRLFMLYGFCFVCLGPGIAALADKCRSQRPFVAATGLCAGLALLCASLLPGYPGFALAVVLTGISQCLLASSLLVFVLSLPAARSLDAGLVGGACRICERLGQTLGPVAFGAVLAVQGGVRGLLPLGVGFCAAAFCFFVLSAVGRKE; encoded by the coding sequence ATGCCCATCCACATCGACACGGCCGCATTCAGACAAAAAATTTCGGAGGAGGCCCCCCTTCTGCGGGCAGGGGGGCTTTCCCTGGCTTTGTTCACGGTGAGCATGCTGTTCAGCCTGCTGCTCGCCGCCTCCCTGCTGCGGGCCTTTACCAGTGAAAGCCTGTTGCGGGCCTACGGCCTGGCAAGCGGGCAACTGGCCGACGCCGTGGCGCGGGAGCTCCGCTTTGGTCGGCCTATGGCCCCTTCCCCGGCCCTGACCGACAAGCTGGTCAATGCCATGGACACGGCTCCGGGCCTGCGCCGCCTGACCGTGCTGGACCCTGCGGGGCGGGTGGTGACAGCACAGGACGCCGCCCAGGGAACGCCCCTTTCCGCAGCGGCGGCTGCGGCCCCCAAGCAGCCCTCCGCCGCCCCGGAGCGGTCTCTGGAGCAGGCGGGCGAAGCGGCGGCCCCGAAGGCCAGAACCCTTCTGGGCTGGCGGCTGGAAGGCGACGTCTGGACGCGCGGCTATGAACTCGTGGGCGTGGGGGGCCGCCCCGCCGGGCGCTTGCTGGCTTCTGTGAGCGACTCCCAGATCTCTGGCCAGAGCCGGACCTTTGTCCAGGCCGCTGTGGCGGCGCTGCTGTTCCTGGGGCTGACCGCCTGCTTCGCCCTCATGGGCTGGATGGGCCGCCTGGCGGATCGTCAGGACCGGCAAGACCTGTCTCGCGTGCTGCGCCGCCGGATGCTCTGCATTGTGGGCGGCGCGCAGGTTGTGCTTACTGTGGCCGCACTCTTTGCCCTGCAGCATTTTCTGGACGTTTCTGTGCAGCGGGCCCTGTCCGTTTCCGGCGGCGTGCTGGCGGCGGATCTGGAAAATCTGGTCCATAAGGGCGTGCGCCTGGAAGGCCTGACCCCGTGGGAAGACCTGCTGCGGCGTCGGGTGGAAGCCGCCCCGGAGCTGGGCGCCGCGGCCCTGGAAGAACAGGGCCGGACCCTGGCCGCCTGGGGCGCGCCTACGGCCGCGCGCCCTTTGCGCATCCCGGTCTGGCGTTACTGGCCCTCGGCCAATGTGCGCAGAACTGAGGCTGCGGCCCTGCTGCTCTGGCCCGACAGCGCCTTTATCCGCCGAGCTGTGCGCGAAGCCGCCCTGGACCTGGGCACGGCCTTGGCCGTCTCTCTGCTTTTGCTCCACGAGCTGGCGTCCTTTCTGGGGGCAATCGGGCTGGGGAGCGCCGCGCAAAGGGCCGCCCCGCAGGGCGCAGGCCCGCCTGCCCGTACCCCCGCCGCAACCGGCATAGCCGACGCTGCTGCCGCGTCCCGGCGCGAGGTGGTCATCCGGGCCATGACTTTTTTCTTTTTTCTGGGCTACGACATGGTGCTTTCCTTTATCCCGCTGGCTGCCGCGTCCCTGCCGGGAAGCATCCCCTTTGTGCCGCCGGAACTGCGCAACGCCCTGCCCATCTCGGTGGAAGCGGCGGCTGCCGGGCTGGGGCTGGCCGTCGTGGGCCTGCGCAACGCCCGTTCCGGTTGGCGGGCCTGCTGCAGACCGGCCTTCGCCTGCGCCGTGGCCGGCGCGTTGCTCTGCGCCCTGGCCCAGCACATCGCCCTGTTTACCCTGGGCAGGCTGCTCTCTGGCGTGGGCTTCGGCATGGCCCTCATGGCCGGGCAACTGGGCGCGCTGGAATCGGCCCGCGGCCGGGCGGCCGCCCTGGCCGGGCTCTATGCCGCAGTTTTTGCCGGCAGCATCTGCGGCAGCGCCAGCGGGGCCATGCTTTGCCAGCTCTTTGACGCGGCCCTTACGTTTAAGGTCTCCGCCGCGCTTCTCCTGCTGCCGCCCTGTCTGCTGCGCCTCCTGCCGCCGCGGACGCCGCCCGCGCAGCCCCTGCCGCAGAACGCGGCCTGCCCGGCGCCCGCTGCGGGCAGCGCATGGAAAACGCTCGCCCGCCTCGCCGCGGCCCCCGGTTTTCTTCTGCCCGTGCTCTGCGTATCGCTGCCCGCTTCCATGTGCCTTACGGGTTTTCTCTATCTGGCTGTGCCCACCTTGCTCCAGCGCGGCGGCGTGGCCCAGTCCGACATCGGCCGCCTGTTCATGCTCTACGGCTTTTGCTTTGTCTGCCTGGGGCCGGGCATTGCCGCACTGGCCGACAAATGCCGCAGCCAGAGGCCGTTTGTGGCCGCCACCGGCCTTTGCGCCGGGCTGGCCCTGCTCTGCGCCTCTCTGCTGCCCGGCTACCCCGGCTTTGCCTTGGCCGTAGTGCTCACCGGCATTTCGCAATGCCTGCTGGCCTCCAGCCTGCTGGTTTTTGTTCTGAGCCTGCCTGCGGCCCGCAGTCTGGACGCCGGTCTGGTGGGCGGCGCCTGCCGCATCTGCGAACGCTTGGGGCAGACGCTTGGCCCTGTGGCTTTCGGCGCTGTCCTGGCCGTTCAGGGCGGGGTCAGGGGGCTGCTTCCGCTTGGCGTGGGATTCTGCGCCGCCGCGTTCTGTTTTTTTGTTCTGTCCGCAGTGGGACGCAAGGAGTAA
- a CDS encoding peptidylprolyl isomerase — protein sequence MALCFSLLAAGAGLLAGAGGVRAAAPDPTVRLETSLGEIVLRLDARKAPISTANFVQYVKSGFYDGTVFHRVIKNFMIQGGGLTPDLKQKETRTPIRNEADNGLKNKKYTIAMARTSEPHSATAQFFINVKDNAFLDFKNQTPQGWGYAVFGKVVKGQDVVDKIAAVATGHKGYYDDVPVQTVVVKKAEVLE from the coding sequence ATGGCCCTGTGTTTTTCCCTGCTGGCGGCGGGCGCGGGCCTGCTGGCGGGCGCGGGCGGCGTCCGCGCGGCGGCCCCGGACCCCACGGTGCGGCTGGAAACCAGCCTGGGCGAGATTGTGCTGCGCCTGGACGCCCGCAAGGCCCCCATCAGCACGGCCAATTTTGTGCAGTATGTGAAGTCCGGCTTTTATGACGGCACCGTCTTCCACCGCGTCATCAAAAACTTCATGATCCAGGGCGGTGGGCTCACCCCGGATCTGAAACAGAAAGAAACCCGCACGCCCATCCGCAACGAGGCGGACAACGGCCTGAAAAACAAAAAGTACACCATTGCCATGGCCCGCACCAGCGAACCCCACTCGGCCACGGCGCAGTTTTTCATTAACGTGAAGGACAACGCCTTCCTGGACTTCAAAAACCAGACCCCCCAGGGCTGGGGCTACGCCGTGTTCGGCAAGGTCGTCAAAGGCCAGGACGTGGTGGACAAGATCGCCGCCGTGGCCACCGGGCACAAGGGGTATTACGACGACGTGCCCGTGCAGACCGTGGTCGTTAAAAAAGCCGAAGTGCTGGAGTAG
- a CDS encoding metal-dependent hydrolase, with the protein MKWITHEATAVMAAVALHFPLPGVAAACVGAVLPDVLDQRLARLAPTRRGRQRIFNAIHRGTTHWLGWWLLCCAAALVPSGLPALPPPLRPVLLGLGFGGLSHVLLDMLTPAGVPLTPFSRKRKLSFKLCATGSLGEYVFLAGVLAAGWLFWGEELRRLWP; encoded by the coding sequence ATGAAGTGGATCACCCACGAGGCCACGGCCGTCATGGCGGCCGTGGCCCTGCATTTTCCCCTGCCTGGGGTGGCGGCCGCCTGCGTCGGGGCCGTGCTGCCCGACGTGCTGGACCAGCGCCTGGCCCGGCTGGCCCCCACCCGGCGGGGGCGGCAGAGGATCTTCAACGCCATACACCGCGGCACGACCCACTGGCTGGGCTGGTGGCTGCTGTGCTGCGCGGCGGCTTTGGTCCCTTCCGGGCTGCCGGCGCTGCCGCCGCCGTTGCGCCCCGTGCTGCTGGGCCTGGGTTTCGGCGGTCTGAGCCATGTGCTGCTGGACATGCTCACCCCGGCGGGCGTGCCGCTGACGCCCTTTTCGCGCAAGCGCAAACTCTCCTTCAAGCTCTGCGCCACGGGCAGTCTGGGGGAATACGTTTTTCTGGCCGGCGTGCTGGCCGCCGGGTGGCTGTTCTGGGGGGAGGAGCTGCGGCGTCTCTGGCCATAA
- a CDS encoding RNA recognition motif domain-containing protein — MSKSIYVGNLPWSATEEQVQDLFAEYGSVLSVKLISDRDTGRARGFGFVEMEDGEADSAIEALDNFSFGGRTLRVNEAKPRAPRQPRY, encoded by the coding sequence ATGTCCAAGTCCATCTATGTCGGGAACCTTCCCTGGTCCGCCACTGAAGAACAGGTTCAGGATCTTTTTGCCGAATACGGCAGCGTCCTGTCCGTCAAACTCATCAGCGACAGGGATACCGGCCGTGCCCGCGGCTTTGGTTTTGTGGAAATGGAAGACGGCGAAGCCGATTCCGCCATTGAAGCTCTGGACAACTTCAGCTTCGGCGGTCGTACGCTGCGCGTCAACGAAGCCAAACCCAGGGCGCCCCGCCAGCCCCGCTACTAG
- a CDS encoding Bax inhibitor-1/YccA family protein, translating to MPITTRSVAQSGVSSVASLYMRQVYQWMTAGLALTTVVAYAVATSPSVQAAIFGNTLIMILLLVAQFGLVIALSAAVHKMSAGTATGLFLLYSAVTGATLSSIFVVYPIASIANAFLVTTGTFLAMSVYGTVTKRDLTSMGSFLFMGLIGLVIAMLVNLFLRSTMMDLIISCIGVLIFTGLTAYDTQKLRRFGAAAPLEDGTAVRRGAILGALTLYLDFINLFLMMLRLFGGNRE from the coding sequence ATGCCCATCACTACCCGCAGTGTCGCCCAGAGCGGCGTCAGCAGCGTTGCTTCCCTCTACATGCGTCAGGTCTACCAGTGGATGACCGCCGGTCTGGCTCTGACCACAGTGGTGGCCTATGCGGTCGCCACCTCGCCGTCGGTGCAGGCGGCGATTTTCGGCAACACGCTGATCATGATCCTGCTGCTGGTGGCCCAGTTCGGTCTTGTCATCGCCCTTTCGGCGGCAGTGCACAAAATGTCCGCCGGCACGGCTACGGGCCTGTTCCTGCTTTATTCGGCAGTGACCGGGGCTACCCTTTCGTCCATCTTTGTGGTTTACCCCATCGCGTCCATTGCCAACGCCTTTCTGGTGACCACTGGCACCTTCCTGGCCATGAGCGTTTACGGCACCGTGACCAAACGCGACCTCACCTCCATGGGCAGCTTCTTGTTCATGGGGCTCATCGGCCTGGTCATCGCCATGCTGGTCAATCTTTTTCTGCGCAGCACCATGATGGATCTGATCATCAGCTGCATCGGCGTACTGATCTTTACCGGCCTTACGGCCTATGACACGCAGAAGCTGCGCCGGTTCGGCGCGGCCGCGCCCCTGGAGGACGGCACCGCCGTGCGCCGGGGGGCCATTCTGGGCGCGCTGACCCTGTACCTGGACTTCATCAACCTTTTCCTTATGATGTTGCGCCTCTTCGGCGGCAACCGCGAGTGA
- a CDS encoding ribonuclease R family protein has protein sequence MKKNSSKRGLPAATLPDPAGLEQTFAAQARPMRLDDLLRVLHLPRRAKKSLLDALENLAAEGRLARLPGGLWARPQSLRAVLGRFSALRNGGGLVSLRRDAPGGRLPSEIYIPPEATAGAWHQDTVRVVLTPGNARGGTGRVLEVVERGLTEVPAHVRWRSGRRLLCSPADARLPVEFSVELPQDAAPPATGTLVLLAPQEQLAADLWSARLLGNYGQEDTVAVQEALVKINHQAPREFPPAALDEAAALPAGPTAQDLEGREDLRPLPLVTIDGADARDFDDAVQVEARPGGGWLLRVAIADVSHYVRPRGRGLPGALDAEALARGNSWYFPQSVEPMLPPALCDGLCSLRPGQDRLAVLAEIPFSPAGAPGKARFALAVMRSAARLTYDQVKACLLDQDAAARAALEAQPRGPEVLAMLKTAFALYAVLRAAREARGSLDFDLPEADSRQDAAGRVVWLGHRQRHDAHRLIEEFMIAANEAVARHLRDAGLPFLYRVHPQPDPERLESLFDTLTATGLPLPPQPTAASLQGILRAAHGTEQEFLVNRLCLRAMPQARYQPVNEGHFGLASTAYCHFTSPIRRYADLLVHRALKYSLGHDVGRLPAGQKLLRIGDQLNRNERAALACEREMERRLGCLALLPRVGERFSGVVAGLNEHGLFVELGDMPVEGMIRVEDLGGDWYQFDARRMALAGEHSGALWRMGQKVEVALSEVNLGRLEIRLLPLELPKGLSGRRGRAPARGKDRGGARRARGGKPRTAGPSAEAPRARKSGRRTGGATTTAGRTRPRKRP, from the coding sequence ATGAAAAAAAACTCCTCCAAACGCGGCCTCCCGGCAGCGACGCTGCCCGATCCCGCCGGTCTGGAGCAGACCTTTGCCGCCCAGGCGCGTCCCATGCGCCTGGACGACCTGCTGCGCGTACTGCATTTGCCCCGCCGCGCCAAAAAATCTCTGCTGGACGCCCTGGAAAACCTCGCCGCAGAGGGCCGGCTGGCCCGCCTGCCCGGCGGCCTCTGGGCGCGGCCCCAGAGCCTGCGCGCCGTGCTCGGCCGCTTCAGCGCCCTACGCAACGGCGGCGGGCTGGTCAGCCTCCGGCGCGACGCCCCCGGCGGCCGCCTGCCATCCGAAATCTACATCCCCCCCGAAGCCACGGCCGGAGCCTGGCACCAGGACACGGTGCGCGTGGTTCTCACCCCCGGCAATGCCCGCGGCGGCACGGGGCGCGTGCTGGAAGTGGTGGAACGCGGCCTGACGGAAGTGCCCGCCCATGTGCGCTGGCGATCGGGCCGCCGCCTGCTCTGCAGCCCGGCCGACGCCCGCCTGCCCGTGGAATTCAGCGTGGAGCTGCCCCAGGACGCCGCGCCCCCGGCCACGGGCACGCTGGTGCTGCTGGCCCCGCAGGAACAGCTGGCCGCCGACCTCTGGTCCGCGCGGCTGCTGGGGAATTACGGCCAGGAAGACACCGTGGCCGTGCAGGAAGCCCTGGTCAAAATCAACCACCAGGCCCCGCGCGAGTTTCCGCCCGCCGCCCTGGACGAGGCCGCCGCCCTGCCCGCCGGGCCCACGGCGCAGGACCTGGAGGGCCGCGAAGACCTCCGCCCCCTGCCCTTGGTGACCATTGACGGCGCAGACGCCCGCGACTTTGACGACGCCGTGCAGGTGGAGGCCAGGCCCGGCGGCGGCTGGCTGCTGCGCGTGGCCATTGCCGACGTAAGCCACTATGTCCGCCCGCGCGGCCGCGGCCTGCCGGGCGCGCTGGACGCCGAGGCCTTGGCGCGGGGCAATTCCTGGTACTTTCCCCAGTCCGTGGAGCCCATGCTGCCCCCGGCCCTCTGCGACGGATTGTGCAGCCTGCGCCCCGGCCAGGACCGCCTGGCCGTGCTGGCCGAGATTCCCTTTTCGCCCGCAGGTGCGCCGGGCAAGGCCCGTTTTGCCCTGGCGGTCATGCGCTCCGCCGCGCGCCTGACCTACGATCAGGTCAAGGCCTGCCTGCTGGACCAGGACGCGGCCGCCCGCGCCGCCCTGGAGGCCCAGCCGCGCGGCCCGGAAGTGCTGGCCATGCTAAAGACGGCCTTTGCGCTCTATGCCGTGCTGCGCGCGGCGCGCGAAGCGCGCGGCAGCCTGGACTTCGACCTCCCCGAAGCCGACAGCCGCCAGGACGCGGCGGGCCGGGTAGTCTGGCTGGGCCACCGCCAGCGCCACGACGCCCACAGGCTGATCGAAGAATTTATGATCGCCGCCAACGAGGCCGTGGCCCGGCATTTGCGCGATGCGGGCCTGCCCTTCCTCTACCGCGTGCACCCGCAGCCGGATCCGGAGCGCCTGGAGAGCCTTTTCGACACCCTGACGGCCACAGGTCTGCCCCTGCCGCCGCAGCCCACGGCGGCCTCTCTGCAGGGCATTTTGCGGGCCGCCCACGGTACGGAGCAGGAATTTCTGGTCAACCGGCTCTGCCTGCGGGCCATGCCCCAGGCGCGTTATCAGCCGGTGAACGAAGGGCACTTCGGCCTGGCCTCGACGGCCTACTGCCACTTTACCTCGCCCATCCGCCGCTACGCCGACCTGCTGGTGCACCGGGCGCTCAAATATTCTCTGGGCCATGATGTGGGCCGCCTGCCCGCCGGGCAAAAACTGCTGCGCATCGGCGACCAGCTCAACCGCAACGAGCGCGCGGCCCTGGCCTGCGAGCGCGAAATGGAACGCCGCCTGGGCTGCCTGGCCCTGCTGCCCCGCGTGGGCGAACGCTTCAGCGGCGTGGTGGCCGGGCTCAATGAACACGGCCTGTTTGTGGAGCTGGGCGACATGCCCGTGGAAGGCATGATTCGGGTGGAAGACCTGGGCGGGGACTGGTACCAGTTTGACGCCCGCCGCATGGCCCTGGCGGGCGAACACAGCGGCGCGCTCTGGCGCATGGGCCAGAAGGTGGAGGTAGCCTTGAGCGAGGTGAACCTGGGGCGCCTGGAAATCCGCCTTCTGCCCCTGGAGCTGCCCAAAGGCCTGAGCGGACGGCGCGGCCGCGCCCCTGCCCGCGGCAAAGACCGGGGCGGCGCACGCCGCGCTCGCGGCGGCAAACCCCGCACTGCGGGCCCGTCAGCCGAAGCCCCGCGCGCCAGAAAATCCGGCCGCCGCACAGGCGGCGCAACCACCACTGCCGGCCGCACCCGGCCGAGGAAGCGTCCGTGA
- the ahbB gene encoding siroheme decarboxylase subunit beta, which produces MPQQFSPAEYSVLRIVQADLPESLTPYADMGREAGLSEAAVLELLTRLKKSGAIRRFGASIKHQKTGWTHNAMVAWKVRPEEAEDCGRAAARHPHVSHAYYRPSAAPDWPYELYTMVHGRSEAECLGVVEEIMRDTPLREHAILRSLKELKKISMTYFA; this is translated from the coding sequence ATGCCCCAACAGTTCAGCCCGGCGGAATACAGCGTGCTGCGCATCGTGCAGGCCGACCTGCCGGAGAGCCTCACCCCCTATGCCGACATGGGCCGCGAGGCAGGCCTGAGCGAGGCGGCCGTGCTGGAGCTGCTGACCCGGCTGAAAAAAAGCGGGGCCATCCGTCGCTTCGGGGCCAGCATCAAGCACCAGAAGACCGGCTGGACCCACAACGCCATGGTGGCCTGGAAGGTGCGGCCCGAAGAAGCGGAGGACTGCGGCCGGGCCGCGGCCCGGCATCCGCACGTCTCCCACGCCTACTACCGCCCCAGCGCCGCGCCCGACTGGCCCTATGAACTCTACACCATGGTTCACGGCCGCAGCGAGGCCGAGTGCCTGGGCGTGGTGGAAGAGATCATGCGCGACACCCCCCTGCGGGAGCACGCCATCCTGCGCAGCCTTAAAGAGCTCAAAAAAATTTCCATGACCTATTTCGCCTGA